The Apium graveolens cultivar Ventura chromosome 3, ASM990537v1, whole genome shotgun sequence sequence CTGCCCTTTCTACTTAAACGGTGATGTTCAGAAGAATTGTGATCATCATAGTAGACTCAGCCTTGAGCTCCACTGCCTGGACAACCGTGCCATTATGTATCTGACTAACGATGGTGACGAGACATACAAGTATTATGTGGAGGACATCAATTACCAGAACTACACAGCAAGGCTAAGTACTGATACACAGGTTGATAAATTTATTCCAACAGATTTTAGTGCATCCGATGATTTTCATGGTAAAATCCCCCTCACATTTATGAATTGTCTGGCTCGAGCAACTTCGGATTCTCCTTATGTAAATAATGCAACTAGTGATGCTTTTCCTGgttgtagtagtagtagtagtaaaAATTCATATGATTCTACATCAACTTCGGACAAAAACTACTGTCATGGGGAATATTCTTATGTTGTTGTTGGCCTTATAAGTTTATCGGAAGTAGTAGATGGTTGCAAGGTCACATTGGCCGCGTTTACATAACTGTAATAAAGTCTTGATAACTAATGAGGCAGATCATAGAAACTTATATAGTGAGGTTATGGCTTATGGAGTTAATGTGTCATGGGAATCAATCTTCTGCTCTGTTTGTGCTTTGGAATATTGCGTGGCTGATTATGAGTCTAATACTTACGTGTGCAGCCAGTCCTCACAAAAAAAGTAAGTTTCTCACTAAGAAAAGCCAGTTATTGCATCTGATATCAAGTCCTAATCATACATGTTATGAGAATAACTCCAAATTTTACCCTTGATCCACTTTTAATCCCACCTAGATTTTGACTCAATTAATGCGGGAATGTGAGAGAGTAGAGGTTTAACTGTAGGTAGGGCTCCTAACCATAACTGTAGGTAGGGCTCCTGAGGGGTGACGGCCCCGCGGCACCTCCGACGTAAGAATAAGATGGGATTTTGGAGAAGAAGGGTAAAATAAGAATTACTCAAATATATGTGATGTGTGTATATGTGTAGGTGAATAATGAATGTCCCCCCTCAAACCCTCTTTTTTGGAGCCTTTTATAGGCTTCCAATTAGGGTTAGGGGTTGATACCTTGGATCCTAATCGTTGAAAGATTCTGGAGTCGAGGCAGGTGGACATCCTGATTGGAATACGTGTTCAAGTCATAGTGTGCCGAAATGGGGTTGGCATGTGCCTGGAGTATGATGGCGTGTGCTTGGAGCGTTATACCCCGTGGGGACCTAATTGTGGGAACGTGTGAGCCATGATAGAAAGGGAATATCCTGAAGTGACAAGGCATCTTGAGGAACGCAACGCCCCGGGGTCCACTAGCGCTATACGGACACAACGTCCTCGGGTCCACTGTCATCTAGAGTCATATGATCCATATTTAATCTGGACTCATTTCTCTTGCGTTTTTGGAGTCCTATTTGAGCCGAATTATATTGTGGCCTATCAATCTCAGTTATTAAATCTATTTTCAATTATATTTAACTTTGTAAATGTGAACCCGGCAACAGTTATCTTGTAAGGTTTCCCTGAATTGTGTGATATTGAAAGAATTAGTTTGAACAAGACTAATATGATATGACACATAGTCTTCTTGGATGATTAGGTATAAGGTTTAACGATTATGTATGATACATAGGTGATGCAGGCATACACAACCTCTTGAGACACATTTCTGGGTATATTGTTGGTAAGTTGATTGATACTTAAAGTTTATTCACTCAACTGCACGGTGCTACGAAACCGGTTCGAGTTAATGTGTTTTCCGAAAAAATGAACTAATATATTACTGAAAtctttttctctttctttctccAGCCGCAGATAACATGTTTCCACCTATAATTAAGTACGCAGGTATGGTCTGATTGTATTACTTTAACAGTTTAACGTAATGGCCTCAGATAAGATATAAGTCAACCCCTCACCCTGCATTTCATGTATGCTAGCGAGTCACCCTGCATTTTAACTTAAAAGCTTCAATCTAGTGTGACAGTAATATGTAAGATGATGGTTCAATATAACACTATTCAGCTCAATTTAATCATTCTTTTCTGACTACATATATTTGTCCAACATCTGAAATTTGATGGATGAACTATATTCAAGTTCAACTGAAACTCTAGATTTGTGTAAGTTCTGATCAGTACTGATAAATTATATTATACATGATAATTTGAAGGAGAACTGATTCACCAAATTGTTGCAGTCACAATATTCCTCAATCTGAACACTACATAGTTTATCACTCTGAAAATTAAGCTTAACCTGATTGTCCACATATGATTTGCATCTATCATATACACAATATCAGATGTTATATTTCATTCCCAAGTTTGTGTGTGGGCGGCACCTCATTCAACAATTCATATGTAAGGACCTCATTCGTGATTTTTGTTTGGAGCAAATTATAGGCAAGTGTCTTGGTATAAGATTTTTGTGTGGAATCCCGTTTCTGCTTGCATTGTTGGTATACAAGTTAAAGAGAAGGCACTGGTCAATGTATGACAGCATTGAAGATTTCTTACAAGGTCAAAAAAAAAGTCTCATGCCCATAAGATACAATTTCTCTGATATTAAAAAGATTACTAATGGTTTCCAAGACAAATTGGGTGAGGGAGGCTTCGGTACTGTCTATAAAGGAAAGTTGCGTAGTGTTCTTATTGTCGCTGCAAAGATTATGGGCAAGTCCAAGGCTTCAGGGCAAGAATTTATAAATAAAGTTGCAACAATCAGAAGGATTCATCATGTAAATATTGTGGAAATGATGGGCTTTAGTAAGCGTCCCTCGATGAACAAGATCATTGAAGTGCTAGAAGGAGAAGTCGAACTTGTTGTCATGCCACCAACGCCTTTTCTCAGTCCACAAGAGGAGGAAGTAGAGGATCAAGAGCTAGCAAGTCCAGAGTGGACCGAAGCATCCGATGAAATAATTAGGGTCTACTAAAATGACTAGAGGATGTTTTCAATGCTAGACTTTATCTTA is a genomic window containing:
- the LOC141714615 gene encoding uncharacterized protein LOC141714615, giving the protein MEDATAEETKLLKKIITVALWCSSNEDLTSCGNIPNISCPFYLNGDVQKNCDHHSRLSLELHCLDNRAIMYLTNDGDETYKYYVEDINYQNYTARLSTDTQVDKFIPTDFSASDDFHGKIPLTFMNCLARATSDSPYVNNATSDAFPGCSSSSSKNSYDSTSTSDKNYCHGEYSYVVVGLISLSEVVDGCKIIETYIVRLWLMELMCHGNQSSALFVLWNIAWLIMSLILTCAASPHKKSDAGIHNLLRHISGYIVAADNMFPPIIKYAGKCLGIRFLCGIPFLLALLVYKLKRRHWSMYDSIEDFLQGQKKSLMPIRYNFSDIKKITNGFQDKLGEGGFGTVYKGKLRSVLIVAAKIMGKSKASGQEFINKVATIRRIHHVNIVEMMGFSKRPSMNKIIEVLEGEVELVVMPPTPFLSPQEEEVEDQELASPEWTEASDEIIRVY